The Apostichopus japonicus isolate 1M-3 chromosome 20, ASM3797524v1, whole genome shotgun sequence genome contains a region encoding:
- the LOC139961887 gene encoding uncharacterized protein isoform X6, which yields MKFFLVMMLCLCASALPQQRKRRAAEDSESLKKDFERFLEDTNQRTSLNDVTDRCSSIRRRCVESGQLFKRNVVCASNMKRYMNLCHLQIRSCDLLEQSGDELQQKRCLWIEVPDDGDNGDDSSGTNSKGTSSTSTDEDSDVTGSNSKSKSDGSNSKMRTNDEDSIDGESEDGDSGDDSSGTNSKGTNSKSKDEDSDVTGSNSKSKSDSSGSKMRTNDEDSIDGESEDGDNGDDSSGRNSKGTNSKSKDEDSDVTGSNSKSKSDSSGSKMRTSDEDQGVTSGNEYVTKIDGKSEGRSSSEITFTSNYEDVSLIFSSSDEEDVFTPTGNDRDTDGNIGDFHQ from the exons ATGAAGTTCTTTCTGGTCATGATGCTGTGCCTGTGCGCAAGCGCACTGCCCCAACAGAGGAAGAGAAGGG CAGCGGAAGATTCTGAATCACTAAAGAAAGATTTTGAAAGATTTCTAGAAGACACCAATCAGAGAACATCACTCAATGACGTCACTGACAGATGTTCTTCCATTCGTCGAAGATGCGTCGAATCAGGGCAACTTTTCAAACGAAACGTAGTCTGCGCTAGTAACATGAAAAGATACATGAACTTGTGTCATTTGCAGATAAGGTCATGTGACCTCTTGGAACAATCGGGAGACGAACTCCAACAGAAACGGTGCCTTTGGATAGAAGTTCCCGACG ATGGCGATAATGGTGACGACAGCAGTGGAACAAACAGCAAGGGAACAAGTAGTACAAGTACGGATGAAGATAGTGACGTCACGGGTAGCAATAGTAAGTCCAAGAGTGATGGCAGCAACAGCAAGATGAGGACTAACGATGAGGATAGCATTGACGGAGAAAGTGAAG ATGGCGATAGTGGTGACGACAGCAGTGGGACAAACAGCAAGGGAACAAATAGTAAAAGTAAGGATGAAGATAGTGACGTCACGGGTAGCAATAGTAAGTCCAAGAGTGATAGCAGCGGCAGCAAGATGAGGACTAACGATGAAGATAGCATTGACGGAGAAAGTGAAG ATGGCGATAATGGTGACGACAGCAGCGGGAGAAACAGCAAGGGAACAAATAGTAAAAGTAAGGATGAAGATAGTGACGTCACGGGTAGCAATAGTAAGTCCAAGAGTGATAGCAGCGGCAGCAAGATGAGGACTAGCGATGAAGATCAAGGTGTGACGAGCGGTAACGAATATGTGACGAAAATTGACGGAAAAAGTGAAG GTCGCAGCAGCTCAGAGATTACATTTACTTCAAATTATGAAGATGTCTCTTTGATat TCTCAAGCAGTGATGAAGAAGATGTTTTCACTCCTACAG GTAACGATAGGGATACGGATGGTAATATAG gAGACTTTCATCAGTGA